The following are encoded together in the Arcticibacterium luteifluviistationis genome:
- a CDS encoding tetratricopeptide repeat protein, with protein MNRFIGLIIIMMSVAAAHGQTLELGNEYYNKGEYEKAAEVFDKLSKKKENGRLIHDNYINSLIRLKQFDKAKDFLRQEIKTYPDVVVYEADLAYLIEVSGDQAGADRAYGELIDKASEKDSYVYQLQNFFYKTNKIDLLIDMLLKSRLRSKSDDKHNIHLARAYLFAGKKNMMLEEVFSYGIKHKNSDYVERTIQDNIKEDKEVEMLERLLYTKIQDNPDEIYYNEILIWHFVQQKEFSRAFTQARALDRRLELGGRKVFELAGLAYSNNQFRDASRMYQYVMNEYPSGDFYPYARRWNIQCREQLVKNTFPIEETEILELIDQYKVLIKDLGLTPKTIDALRNMALLYAFYLDDQERAVEVLEMAISEAGSNIKFKDQCKLDLGDIYILKEEPWESTLLYMQVEKSQKEDFLGEMAKLKNAKLHYYTGEFELSKDILNILKKATTREIANDAMQLSLLIQDNLGLDTTDAAISAYAAVDLLLFQNRNEEALLKLDSLFEVYKAHSLADEILWLRANTNFKLDRVDAAISDLNVLLANYKYDILADDALYKLAKIYDEKLGDNTKSMALYRQILTDFPGSIFGADSRKRFRELRGDFVY; from the coding sequence ATGAACAGATTTATAGGGCTAATAATAATAATGATGTCGGTTGCGGCGGCTCACGGACAAACCTTAGAACTGGGCAACGAATATTACAACAAGGGAGAATATGAAAAGGCTGCTGAGGTTTTTGATAAGCTAAGTAAGAAAAAAGAGAATGGACGGCTTATTCATGACAATTACATAAATAGCCTGATTCGCTTAAAACAGTTCGATAAGGCAAAAGACTTCCTTAGGCAGGAGATAAAGACCTATCCTGATGTGGTGGTCTACGAAGCGGACTTAGCGTATTTAATAGAGGTTTCTGGGGACCAGGCGGGTGCTGATAGGGCTTACGGCGAACTGATTGACAAAGCTTCTGAAAAGGATTCTTATGTTTATCAACTTCAAAATTTCTTTTACAAAACGAATAAGATTGATTTACTGATAGACATGCTGCTGAAATCTAGACTGAGATCGAAGTCAGATGATAAACATAACATTCATTTGGCAAGGGCGTATCTATTTGCCGGGAAAAAGAATATGATGTTGGAAGAGGTTTTCTCATATGGCATTAAACATAAAAACTCTGATTATGTAGAACGTACCATTCAAGATAACATCAAAGAGGATAAGGAAGTGGAAATGTTGGAGCGACTGCTCTATACTAAAATCCAAGATAACCCTGATGAAATTTACTATAACGAGATTCTGATCTGGCACTTTGTACAACAAAAAGAATTTTCAAGAGCTTTCACACAGGCTAGAGCTTTGGATAGGAGATTGGAATTAGGAGGTCGCAAGGTTTTTGAGTTAGCTGGTTTGGCCTATTCAAATAATCAATTTAGGGATGCTTCCAGAATGTATCAGTACGTCATGAACGAATATCCTTCGGGAGATTTTTATCCCTATGCTAGAAGATGGAATATTCAATGTCGTGAACAATTGGTTAAAAATACTTTTCCAATAGAAGAGACAGAAATCTTAGAGTTGATAGATCAATACAAGGTTTTGATAAAGGACCTAGGTCTAACGCCTAAAACAATAGACGCACTGCGTAATATGGCTCTATTGTACGCCTTCTACCTAGACGACCAAGAACGTGCCGTAGAAGTCCTAGAAATGGCTATTTCAGAGGCGGGTTCTAATATCAAATTTAAAGACCAGTGTAAGCTGGATTTGGGCGATATCTACATTTTGAAAGAAGAACCATGGGAATCCACATTGCTTTATATGCAAGTGGAAAAGTCTCAAAAGGAGGATTTTTTAGGAGAAATGGCCAAACTTAAAAATGCCAAGCTGCACTATTATACTGGGGAATTTGAGTTGTCAAAAGATATTTTGAATATTTTGAAAAAGGCAACTACTAGAGAAATTGCAAATGATGCCATGCAGTTGAGTTTACTAATTCAAGATAATTTGGGGCTTGACACCACAGATGCCGCAATTAGTGCATACGCAGCAGTGGACTTACTTTTGTTTCAAAACAGAAACGAAGAAGCTCTGTTAAAACTTGATTCACTTTTTGAAGTGTATAAGGCTCACTCTTTGGCGGATGAAATTCTTTGGCTAAGAGCCAACACTAATTTTAAATTGGATAGGGTAGATGCTGCTATCAGTGACTTGAATGTTTTATTGGCCAACTATAAATATGATATTCTGGCGGATGATGCTCTCTATAAACTTGCCAAAATATATGATGAAAAATTGGGTGATAACACTAAATCTATGGCTCTTTATCGTCAAATATTGACTGATTTTCCCGGTAGTATTTTTGGGGCTGACTCCAGGAAGAGGTTCCGTGAACTTAGAGGCGACTTTGTCTATTAA
- a CDS encoding MORN repeat-containing protein, whose product MSLPKLLSLFILFSVSVNLAIAQEEKLDKSNFVCSYTAGVINEKSICSMLGFRTRPEAQKAVERIVSRSGLKQNFYVMECPNIDNCFAAARNGERLIVYDASFMRRVNSITNTDWGAMSILAHEIGHHLQGHTLKEGGSDPNRELEADEFSGFVMYQMGSSLKEAQSAIWKMTTDYDTGSHPPRRKRMIAIKRGYENAKGMYPRLNSDPEPEIEREVPKTEPLVRKPELVKVPAKPRNVITVKTGCIEGNCSQGYGVAVNRKTLEKYAGNWKNGRRVGYGIEYYADNRKKYEGDFSGSDFHGYGTYYFKDGSKYVGKFKQGLMHDDKATFYYQNGDRLYIRYVNGKKEGKGRVIYYGGVQGTIFFENDIER is encoded by the coding sequence ATGTCCCTTCCAAAACTATTAAGCTTATTTATTTTATTCTCAGTTTCTGTCAATTTAGCTATTGCTCAGGAAGAAAAACTCGATAAATCGAATTTTGTCTGCAGCTACACTGCAGGCGTTATAAATGAAAAATCTATTTGCAGTATGCTCGGTTTTAGAACAAGACCAGAAGCTCAAAAAGCGGTAGAGCGAATAGTAAGCAGGTCAGGTTTAAAGCAAAATTTTTATGTGATGGAATGCCCAAACATTGATAATTGCTTTGCGGCAGCCAGAAACGGCGAACGACTAATTGTGTATGATGCTAGCTTTATGCGTAGGGTTAATAGTATTACGAATACGGACTGGGGAGCTATGAGTATTTTGGCACATGAAATTGGCCATCATTTACAAGGTCATACGTTAAAAGAAGGCGGCTCTGACCCAAATAGAGAATTGGAAGCTGATGAATTCTCTGGTTTTGTGATGTATCAAATGGGTTCTTCTTTGAAAGAAGCTCAATCTGCTATTTGGAAAATGACCACGGATTATGACACTGGAAGTCACCCGCCAAGAAGAAAAAGAATGATTGCGATAAAGCGAGGCTATGAAAATGCCAAGGGTATGTATCCTAGATTAAATTCTGATCCAGAGCCAGAAATTGAAAGAGAGGTTCCAAAGACAGAACCTCTAGTTAGAAAACCAGAGCTAGTTAAAGTTCCTGCTAAACCAAGAAATGTAATTACGGTTAAAACGGGTTGCATTGAAGGAAACTGCAGTCAAGGTTACGGTGTGGCCGTCAATAGAAAAACGCTAGAGAAATATGCAGGTAACTGGAAAAACGGAAGAAGGGTAGGTTATGGCATAGAGTATTATGCAGATAACAGAAAAAAATACGAGGGTGATTTTTCTGGAAGCGATTTCCATGGCTATGGCACGTATTATTTTAAAGATGGAAGCAAATACGTGGGTAAGTTTAAACAAGGCCTTATGCACGACGATAAAGCTACCTTTTACTATCAAAACGGTGACCGCCTTTATATTCGCTATGTCAATGGAAAAAAGGAAGGAAAAGGACGTGTTATCTATTACGGTGGAGTTCAAGGAACCATATTTTTTGAAAACGATATAGAAAGATAA
- the accD gene encoding acetyl-CoA carboxylase, carboxyltransferase subunit beta encodes MSWFQRTGKGINTPTELKREAPDGLWYQCPECKQATHTREHKQNSFTCIHCNYHEKLGSEAYFQLLFDEGKYTELDANMRSADPLEFVDTKAYPDRIVQTEKKSGLVDACRTAEGIMHGKAITISCMDFGFIGGSMGSVVGEKIARGIDNSLKKKIPFLMISKSGGARMMEAGFSLMQMAKTSAKLALLDRAGIPYISLLTDPTTGGVTASFAMLGDFNIAEPGALIGFAGPRIIRETIGKDLPKGFQTAEFLLEHGFLDFIVDRKDLKDKMASLMAMIYK; translated from the coding sequence ATGTCTTGGTTTCAACGTACAGGAAAAGGAATTAACACCCCTACGGAGCTTAAAAGAGAAGCACCCGATGGATTGTGGTATCAGTGCCCAGAATGCAAACAAGCTACGCATACTAGAGAGCATAAACAAAACTCTTTTACCTGTATTCATTGTAATTATCATGAAAAACTAGGTTCAGAGGCTTATTTCCAATTGCTTTTTGACGAAGGAAAATATACAGAGCTAGACGCAAATATGCGTTCTGCAGATCCACTAGAGTTTGTAGATACTAAAGCTTATCCTGATAGAATTGTTCAAACAGAAAAGAAGTCAGGATTAGTAGATGCCTGTCGTACAGCAGAAGGAATAATGCATGGTAAGGCTATTACCATTTCATGTATGGACTTCGGTTTTATTGGCGGTTCTATGGGTTCTGTGGTAGGAGAGAAGATAGCAAGAGGAATAGATAACTCTTTAAAGAAGAAAATTCCTTTCTTGATGATATCAAAATCTGGCGGAGCTAGAATGATGGAAGCGGGTTTCTCTTTAATGCAGATGGCAAAAACATCAGCTAAATTGGCACTTTTAGACAGAGCAGGCATTCCATATATTTCTTTGTTAACAGACCCAACTACGGGAGGTGTAACAGCCTCTTTTGCGATGTTAGGAGATTTCAACATTGCTGAGCCAGGTGCTTTAATAGGCTTTGCAGGACCAAGAATTATCAGAGAAACAATAGGTAAAGACCTTCCAAAAGGCTTTCAAACAGCAGAGTTTCTGCTAGAACATGGCTTTTTAGACTTCATAGTAGACAGAAAAGACCTAAAAGATAAAATGGCCAGCCTAATGGCTATGATTTATAAGTAA
- a CDS encoding PIG-L deacetylase family protein, with product MTNKLLKILYLLILITACQTKKSSPRTILAVVAHPDDETTISPVLAKYAATDSVYLIIATDGQYGITDHAAIPAGDSLVAIRNEEAKCSCAKMGIHAPIRLGVQDGMGLNGHGDFYEQEPMLKERLLKEILRINPDVIITFGPDGDTGHPDHRMVGLVTTELLLRENLTDKMDLYYLGWTEEQTEKYKAWNLNYSAKESFNTVISFSDEDEAKSNEAIRCHESQFSKEEMDKWIATELADESNVLYFRKFAMDKQIRNDF from the coding sequence ATGACCAATAAACTATTAAAAATTCTATACCTCCTAATTCTAATAACGGCCTGTCAAACAAAGAAGTCAAGCCCAAGGACAATCTTAGCAGTAGTCGCTCACCCTGACGATGAAACAACAATAAGCCCCGTTTTGGCTAAATATGCCGCTACAGACTCTGTTTACCTAATCATTGCGACAGATGGGCAATATGGAATAACGGACCATGCAGCAATTCCTGCAGGAGACTCATTGGTGGCTATAAGAAACGAAGAAGCAAAATGCTCCTGTGCTAAAATGGGAATTCACGCTCCTATAAGACTAGGTGTTCAAGATGGAATGGGGCTAAATGGACATGGTGATTTCTATGAACAAGAACCTATGCTAAAAGAAAGGCTACTGAAAGAGATATTGAGAATTAATCCTGATGTAATAATCACATTTGGACCAGATGGTGACACAGGGCATCCTGACCACCGCATGGTAGGTTTAGTGACTACCGAACTCTTACTTAGAGAAAATTTGACGGATAAAATGGACCTTTATTACTTAGGCTGGACAGAAGAGCAAACAGAGAAATACAAAGCCTGGAACCTGAATTATTCCGCCAAAGAAAGCTTCAATACAGTAATATCATTTTCGGACGAAGATGAAGCAAAGTCAAATGAAGCAATACGCTGTCATGAAAGTCAATTCTCAAAAGAGGAAATGGATAAGTGGATTGCAACCGAATTAGCAGACGAATCAAACGTATTATACTTCCGAAAGTTTGCGATGGATAAGCAGATTAGAAATGACTTTTGA
- the leuB gene encoding 3-isopropylmalate dehydrogenase, with translation MNLNIAVLAGDGIGPEVVEQAQKVSDAIAKKYGHTINWTPAITGAAAIDAVGEPYPDATHEICMNSDAVLFGAIGLPRFDNDPSNPVRPEQGLLAMRKKLGLYANIRPTLVFPSLLHKSPLRPELIENADFVCIRELTGGIYFGDKGRNEARDKAWDVCEYTKPEVERIIRLAYTYAMARKKKLTIVDKANVLETSRLWREVGQSLEKEYPEVKTEYLLVDAAAMRIIQWPEGFDVMVTENMFGDILTDEASVISGSMGLMPSASIGLHTSVFEPIHGSYPQATGLNIANPIGTVLSAAMMFEYAFKLMDEAQEIKDVVNKSLAEGIVTEDIAGKDKAYGTKEVGDWLAAQIV, from the coding sequence ATGAACTTAAACATAGCAGTATTAGCCGGTGACGGCATTGGACCAGAAGTGGTAGAACAAGCACAGAAAGTATCTGATGCAATAGCAAAAAAGTATGGTCATACCATCAATTGGACGCCAGCCATTACGGGTGCAGCAGCCATTGACGCCGTAGGCGAGCCATATCCAGATGCTACACATGAGATTTGCATGAACTCTGATGCCGTTTTATTTGGAGCTATTGGCCTTCCAAGGTTTGATAATGACCCTTCTAATCCGGTAAGACCTGAGCAAGGTTTATTGGCTATGCGTAAGAAATTAGGCCTTTATGCTAATATCCGTCCTACTTTGGTGTTTCCATCGCTTCTTCACAAGTCTCCTTTGAGACCTGAATTGATAGAAAACGCTGATTTCGTATGTATTCGTGAGCTTACTGGTGGAATTTACTTTGGCGACAAAGGAAGAAACGAGGCTAGAGATAAAGCTTGGGATGTGTGTGAGTACACAAAGCCTGAAGTAGAAAGAATTATCCGTTTGGCATATACTTATGCTATGGCTAGAAAGAAGAAGCTGACGATTGTGGATAAAGCTAACGTTTTAGAAACATCTAGACTTTGGAGAGAAGTGGGTCAATCTTTAGAAAAAGAGTACCCAGAGGTTAAAACGGAGTATCTTTTAGTAGATGCAGCCGCTATGCGTATTATCCAGTGGCCAGAAGGTTTTGACGTGATGGTGACCGAAAACATGTTTGGCGATATATTGACCGATGAGGCGTCTGTAATCTCTGGTTCTATGGGATTAATGCCTTCAGCATCGATTGGCCTTCATACGTCTGTTTTTGAGCCTATACACGGGTCTTATCCACAAGCGACTGGCTTGAACATAGCAAACCCAATTGGAACCGTTTTATCGGCCGCTATGATGTTTGAATACGCATTCAAACTAATGGACGAAGCTCAAGAAATTAAAGATGTTGTGAATAAGTCTTTGGCAGAAGGAATAGTAACCGAAGATATCGCTGGAAAAGATAAAGCTTACGGCACCAAAGAAGTGGGTGACTGGTTAGCCGCTCAAATTGTTTGA
- a CDS encoding alpha-isopropylmalate synthase regulatory domain-containing protein, producing the protein MITAQGGRRHIEIMDTTLRDGEQTSGVSFSASEKLTMAQLLLEEVKVDRIEVASARVSEGELNAVKKITTWAKERGFLDKIEVLTFVDGDASLDWMEQSGAKVMNLLTKGSLNHLTHQLKKTPEQHFSEIEILVNKAVAKGFSVNVYLEDWSNGMRHSKDYVYQYLDKLITLPIKRILLPDTLGILTPMESYSFVKDIVNRYPDKHIDFHAHNDYDLSVANVMGSLRAGTHGLHVTVNGLGERAGNAPLASTVAVIRDFFPDIQIKVDDKSLYKISGLVEGFSGMRIPANQPIVGDSVFTQTAGIHADGDKKKNLYVSDLEPGRFGRKTLYALGKSSGKANIEKNLQMLGISLPDEDLKKVTKRIIELGDKKEAVTREDLPFIIADVLDRDPEEKKVELINYVLTHSRKLRPSATLQIKIENEIYEENAQGDGQYDAFMNALKKIFKQKKMDFPELSDYAVRIPPGGNTNALCETIITWKVGKKEMKTRGLDSDQTVSAIEATVKMLNLI; encoded by the coding sequence ATGATAACAGCTCAAGGCGGTAGACGCCATATTGAAATAATGGATACCACCCTTAGGGATGGTGAACAAACTAGCGGAGTCTCTTTTTCCGCATCTGAAAAATTAACAATGGCCCAGCTTCTACTTGAAGAAGTTAAGGTTGATAGAATTGAAGTGGCATCTGCCAGAGTCTCGGAAGGAGAACTTAATGCTGTTAAAAAAATAACAACCTGGGCTAAAGAAAGGGGTTTTCTAGACAAAATAGAGGTACTCACTTTTGTGGATGGTGACGCTTCATTAGACTGGATGGAACAGTCGGGAGCAAAAGTGATGAATCTTTTGACCAAAGGTTCTTTAAACCATTTAACACATCAGCTTAAAAAGACGCCTGAACAGCACTTTTCTGAAATTGAGATTCTGGTAAACAAAGCGGTAGCGAAAGGTTTCAGTGTAAATGTTTATTTGGAAGACTGGAGCAACGGAATGCGTCATTCTAAGGATTATGTTTATCAATACTTAGATAAGCTTATTACGCTTCCAATTAAACGGATTTTACTGCCAGATACTTTGGGAATTTTAACCCCAATGGAATCCTATTCTTTTGTGAAAGATATTGTAAATAGATATCCAGATAAGCACATAGATTTTCATGCCCATAATGATTATGACTTAAGTGTAGCTAATGTAATGGGAAGCCTTAGGGCAGGTACACATGGACTACATGTAACAGTTAATGGTCTTGGTGAGCGTGCAGGAAACGCACCGCTGGCTAGTACGGTAGCAGTAATAAGGGACTTTTTTCCAGATATTCAAATCAAGGTAGATGACAAGTCTCTATACAAGATAAGTGGCTTGGTAGAAGGTTTCTCTGGAATGAGAATTCCTGCAAACCAGCCAATAGTGGGTGACAGCGTTTTTACACAAACTGCGGGTATTCATGCCGACGGCGACAAAAAGAAAAATCTTTATGTTAGCGATCTAGAACCTGGAAGGTTTGGAAGAAAAACTCTTTACGCATTAGGGAAGTCTTCTGGGAAGGCAAACATTGAGAAGAATCTTCAAATGTTGGGTATTTCATTGCCTGATGAAGATTTAAAGAAGGTCACCAAAAGGATCATAGAGTTGGGTGACAAGAAAGAGGCTGTCACACGTGAAGACCTTCCTTTTATCATTGCGGATGTTTTAGACCGTGACCCTGAGGAGAAAAAGGTAGAGTTGATCAATTATGTATTGACCCATTCTAGAAAACTCAGACCTTCTGCTACGCTTCAAATCAAGATTGAAAATGAGATTTATGAAGAAAACGCTCAGGGTGATGGACAGTATGACGCTTTTATGAATGCCTTGAAAAAGATATTCAAACAAAAGAAAATGGATTTTCCAGAATTATCGGATTATGCTGTAAGAATCCCTCCGGGTGGAAATACAAATGCTCTTTGTGAAACTATTATCACCTGGAAAGTGGGTAAAAAAGAAATGAAAACCCGTGGACTAGATTCTGATCAAACGGTGTCTGCAATAGAAGCTACGGTAAAGATGTTGAATTTGATATAA
- the leuD gene encoding 3-isopropylmalate dehydratase small subunit, translating to MAYDKFTVLKSTCVPLPLENVDTDQIIPARFLKATKREAFGDNLFRDWRYNNDDSPKEDFVLNNDTYSGKVLVAGRNFGSGSSREHAAWAIYDYGFRCVISSFFADIFKGNSLNIGILPVTVSPEFLDKIFKDIEKDPNAQVEVNLPTQTVTLVSTGESESFEINGYKKNNMVNGFDDIDYLQAMKEEIGSFEAARPF from the coding sequence ATGGCATACGATAAATTTACAGTATTAAAAAGCACTTGTGTTCCGCTTCCATTAGAGAATGTGGATACCGACCAAATCATTCCTGCTCGTTTTTTGAAAGCAACTAAAAGAGAAGCTTTTGGAGACAACCTTTTTAGAGATTGGAGATATAACAATGACGATTCTCCAAAGGAAGATTTCGTTTTAAACAATGATACTTATTCTGGAAAAGTACTAGTAGCTGGAAGAAATTTCGGTTCTGGTTCTAGCCGTGAGCACGCTGCTTGGGCTATCTACGATTATGGTTTCAGATGTGTTATTTCTAGTTTCTTTGCTGATATTTTCAAAGGAAACTCTTTAAACATTGGTATTCTTCCTGTCACTGTTAGTCCAGAATTTTTGGATAAAATTTTCAAAGACATTGAAAAAGACCCAAATGCTCAAGTAGAAGTTAACCTTCCTACGCAAACTGTAACCCTTGTTTCTACAGGTGAAAGTGAGTCTTTTGAGATTAATGGATACAAGAAAAACAATATGGTTAATGGTTTTGACGATATTGATTACTTGCAAGCAATGAAAGAAGAAATTGGTAGTTTTGAAGCCGCTCGTCCTTTCTAA
- the leuC gene encoding 3-isopropylmalate dehydratase large subunit: MSKTLFDKVWDAHVVRSIEDGPDVFFIDRHFIHEVTSPVAFLGLESRGVGVIFPERTFATADHNTPTINQHLPVEDPLSANQLRALEGNSAKYGISHWGLGHQKNGIVHVVGPENGITLPGMTIVCGDSHTSTHGAFGAIAFGIGTSEVEMVLSSQCIMQPKPKKMKITVNGKLGKAVTPKDVVLYVIAQISAAGATGYFVEYAGDVFENMSMEGRMTVCNMTIEMGARGGMIAPDETTFAYLKGREMSPKGEDWEKLLKYWATLKTDDDAVFDKELTYTAEEIEPQITYGTNPGLGTSISSTIPKASDVIDGEASYKKSLNYMGFAEGESIIGKEVDYVFIGSCTNGRIEDFRAFASIVKGRKKADNVTAWLVPGSHIVEAQIKEEGLLDIFTEAGFVLRQPGCSACLAMNDDKVPAGKLAVSTSNRNFEGRQGPNSRTLLASPLVAAAAAVSGKVSDPRGFMD; encoded by the coding sequence ATGTCTAAAACATTATTTGACAAAGTATGGGACGCTCATGTGGTAAGAAGCATTGAGGATGGTCCAGACGTATTCTTTATTGACCGTCACTTTATACACGAAGTTACCAGTCCTGTTGCCTTTTTAGGGCTTGAAAGTAGAGGCGTTGGTGTAATTTTCCCTGAAAGGACTTTTGCAACAGCTGACCACAATACTCCAACAATTAATCAGCATCTTCCTGTTGAGGATCCTCTTTCTGCCAATCAGCTTAGAGCTTTGGAAGGAAACTCTGCCAAATATGGTATTTCTCACTGGGGTCTTGGACATCAAAAAAATGGTATTGTTCATGTAGTAGGGCCAGAAAACGGTATTACACTACCTGGTATGACTATCGTTTGCGGTGACTCACATACTTCTACACATGGTGCTTTTGGTGCTATTGCTTTTGGTATTGGTACTTCAGAGGTTGAAATGGTACTTTCTTCGCAGTGTATCATGCAGCCTAAGCCTAAGAAAATGAAAATTACCGTTAACGGTAAATTAGGTAAAGCTGTAACTCCTAAAGATGTTGTCCTTTATGTTATTGCTCAAATTTCTGCTGCTGGTGCAACCGGCTATTTTGTAGAATATGCTGGTGACGTTTTTGAAAACATGAGCATGGAAGGTCGTATGACGGTTTGTAATATGACTATTGAAATGGGTGCTCGTGGTGGAATGATAGCTCCTGACGAAACTACTTTTGCTTATTTGAAAGGAAGAGAAATGTCACCAAAAGGTGAGGACTGGGAAAAACTTCTTAAGTATTGGGCTACGCTCAAAACTGATGATGATGCAGTTTTCGACAAAGAATTGACATATACTGCTGAAGAAATTGAACCACAAATTACCTATGGTACTAACCCAGGTTTAGGAACTAGCATTTCTAGTACTATTCCTAAGGCAAGTGACGTAATTGATGGTGAAGCCAGTTATAAAAAATCTCTGAACTATATGGGTTTTGCCGAAGGCGAAAGCATTATTGGTAAAGAAGTGGATTATGTGTTTATAGGCAGCTGTACTAACGGTCGTATTGAAGATTTTAGAGCTTTTGCTTCTATTGTTAAAGGAAGAAAGAAAGCCGATAATGTTACTGCATGGTTGGTTCCTGGTTCTCATATTGTGGAAGCACAAATTAAAGAAGAAGGTCTTTTAGATATATTTACTGAAGCTGGTTTTGTATTGCGTCAGCCAGGATGTTCTGCTTGTTTAGCAATGAACGATGATAAGGTTCCTGCAGGAAAACTTGCAGTTTCTACATCAAACAGAAACTTTGAAGGTCGTCAAGGCCCTAATTCTAGAACACTTTTAGCATCTCCATTAGTAGCTGCAGCAGCAGCGGTTTCTGGAAAAGTTAGTGACCCTCGTGGGTTTATGGATTAA
- a CDS encoding DUF983 domain-containing protein has translation MGNLKGAVLLKCPRCEKGDLYEAQNPYKMGKMMEMHKNCSNCGLRYEKEAGFFYGAMYVSYMLNMAFFVVTTVLWYTVFEDKLDWRLYIGSYVLLTVLLVPIIFRYSRSLWLMMMIKFEPEKRGER, from the coding sequence ATGGGAAACTTAAAGGGTGCCGTTTTACTAAAATGCCCGAGATGTGAGAAAGGAGATCTTTATGAAGCTCAAAACCCGTACAAAATGGGTAAAATGATGGAGATGCATAAAAACTGCTCAAACTGTGGTTTAAGGTATGAGAAGGAGGCCGGTTTTTTTTACGGGGCTATGTATGTAAGTTATATGTTAAATATGGCGTTTTTTGTGGTAACTACAGTTTTATGGTACACTGTTTTTGAAGATAAATTGGATTGGAGGCTTTATATCGGGAGTTATGTATTGTTGACAGTTCTCTTGGTTCCAATTATATTTAGATATTCTAGGTCATTATGGTTAATGATGATGATAAAGTTTGAACCAGAGAAAAGGGGAGAACGTTAA
- the trxA gene encoding thioredoxin produces MNGAFEELINSETPVLIDFFATWCAPCKAMSPALQQLANEMGEKVKIVKIDIDKNHALQRKYKVTGVPTVMIFKNRKQLFRQTGVMMLPQLKKAVQPHL; encoded by the coding sequence ATGAACGGAGCTTTTGAAGAATTAATAAATAGTGAAACACCGGTATTAATAGATTTTTTTGCCACTTGGTGTGCCCCATGTAAAGCTATGTCACCTGCCTTGCAGCAATTGGCTAACGAAATGGGAGAAAAAGTCAAAATTGTAAAAATTGACATTGATAAAAATCATGCACTTCAGCGAAAGTATAAAGTAACTGGAGTACCTACAGTAATGATTTTTAAGAACAGAAAGCAGCTTTTTAGGCAAACAGGCGTAATGATGTTGCCACAATTAAAAAAAGCTGTTCAGCCTCATTTATAA
- a CDS encoding TerC family protein: MEQLLTTAALTSVFTLTLLEMVLGVDNIIFISIISGKLPIKDQKKARNIGLVSAMVIRVGLLFVLGWILGLEKDLFNLQDLGLPFDIGMSGKGLILLGGGLFLLYKATSEIHHKLEGEEDDFGKKAIASSLSRAILDITVINIIFSVDSIITAVGMTDVIPVMAAAIILSTIGMLLFAKPVGDFVEAHPTIKMLALSFLVMIGTLLIAEAFHFAVPKGYVYFAMAFSFLVEMLNIKMRKSAAKPVELIKHLKEDKA; encoded by the coding sequence ATGGAACAACTTCTTACAACAGCAGCTCTTACTAGCGTATTTACTTTAACACTCCTTGAAATGGTTTTAGGGGTAGATAATATCATTTTCATTTCCATAATTTCTGGAAAGCTGCCTATTAAGGATCAGAAAAAGGCTAGAAATATTGGTCTTGTATCTGCTATGGTTATTAGAGTAGGCTTATTGTTTGTTTTAGGATGGATATTAGGTCTTGAAAAAGACTTGTTCAATCTTCAAGATTTGGGTTTGCCATTTGACATAGGAATGAGCGGAAAAGGCTTGATTTTATTAGGAGGAGGATTATTTCTGCTTTATAAAGCCACTTCAGAAATTCACCATAAATTAGAAGGAGAGGAAGATGATTTTGGTAAAAAGGCAATTGCTTCTTCTTTGTCAAGAGCCATTTTGGACATAACAGTTATTAATATTATATTTTCGGTAGACTCTATTATTACTGCGGTAGGGATGACGGATGTTATACCTGTGATGGCTGCGGCTATTATTCTTTCTACTATTGGTATGTTATTGTTCGCTAAACCTGTAGGGGATTTTGTAGAGGCTCACCCTACCATTAAGATGCTTGCTTTGTCTTTCTTGGTGATGATAGGTACCTTACTAATAGCAGAAGCATTCCATTTTGCAGTGCCTAAAGGTTATGTGTATTTTGCTATGGCATTCTCCTTCTTAGTAGAAATGCTTAACATTAAAATGAGAAAATCTGCTGCAAAACCAGTGGAGTTAATAAAACACCTGAAGGAGGATAAAGCTTAA